The following proteins are co-located in the Candidatus Schekmanbacteria bacterium genome:
- a CDS encoding histidine phosphatase family protein: MKRIILIRHGESLLNEKKCVQGQLDSHLTERGKKQALTLLSQLKDINTNFIISSPLKRAKETAEIIADNLNVKVIIE; encoded by the coding sequence ATGAAGAGAATTATCCTTATAAGACATGGCGAATCTCTTTTAAATGAAAAGAAATGCGTTCAGGGACAGCTTGATTCACACCTGACAGAAAGAGGGAAAAAACAGGCTTTAACTCTCCTTTCACAATTAAAAGATATTAATACCAATTTTATTATATCAAGCCCTTTGAAGCGAGCAAAAGAAACAGCAGAAATAATCGCAGACAATTTGAATGTCAAAGTAATAATAGAGG